From the genome of Bacteroides sp. MSB163, one region includes:
- a CDS encoding glycoside hydrolase 43 family protein, translated as MKKMMLAWLTVASLLMGCTGSETSVKGMYRNPVIYADVPDMSVTRAGEYYYMISTTMHLMPGGPVMRSKDLVNWETVSYVFDKLTDNSKYDLIGGTVYGRGQWASSIRYHNGKFYVLFSPNDVPYRSYIFTAEDPAGKWELLSRTQHFHDASLFFDDDGRVYVFYGTGELKELKSDLSDVKPDGVSMKIFERDADEQGLLEGSQVVKHNGKYYLLMISMDWSIPGRVRREVCYRADKITGPYEKKVILEHDFDGYGGVGQGCIIDSEEGDWYGVIFQDRGGIGRVPTLMPCRWVDGWPMLGDENGHVPLTMEKEIYPTKNTKGILGSDDFNGEKLSLYWQWNHNPVDDKWSLTERPGYLRLETSRVVDNLYLAPNTITQRMEGPKCKATVSLDISNMKDGDVAGFSAFNGHSGLLSVVKEGDAKRLVMSTNVVNFDNTPNKAIASVDVEEKEQVELNQNIIYLRIEGDFTPKRDIATFYYSLDNKEWKKIGTDFKMRFDYTKLFMGNKFAIFNYATKSLGGYVDVDYFDYERANDRVTINK; from the coding sequence ATGAAAAAGATGATGTTAGCATGGTTGACTGTTGCTTCATTACTGATGGGGTGTACCGGTTCGGAGACGTCGGTGAAGGGGATGTATCGTAATCCTGTAATTTATGCTGATGTACCGGATATGTCCGTTACGCGTGCAGGAGAGTACTATTATATGATAAGTACCACCATGCATTTGATGCCCGGCGGACCTGTTATGAGGTCAAAAGACTTGGTGAATTGGGAAACAGTGAGCTATGTCTTTGATAAGCTGACTGATAACTCAAAGTATGATTTGATTGGTGGAACTGTTTATGGACGCGGACAATGGGCATCTTCTATACGCTATCATAATGGGAAATTCTATGTATTGTTCTCACCAAACGATGTGCCCTATCGGTCGTATATATTCACGGCGGAAGATCCGGCAGGGAAGTGGGAACTATTGTCAAGAACACAGCATTTTCATGATGCCTCTTTGTTTTTTGATGATGACGGCCGAGTATATGTATTCTATGGAACCGGTGAGCTGAAGGAGTTAAAGAGTGACTTGTCGGATGTGAAACCCGATGGAGTCAGTATGAAGATTTTTGAACGGGATGCTGATGAACAGGGCTTGCTGGAAGGAAGCCAGGTTGTGAAACATAACGGAAAGTATTATTTGCTGATGATTTCCATGGATTGGAGTATCCCCGGTCGGGTACGCAGGGAAGTATGTTATCGTGCAGACAAGATAACAGGTCCTTATGAGAAGAAGGTTATCCTGGAGCATGATTTTGATGGTTATGGAGGAGTAGGTCAAGGTTGTATTATTGACTCGGAAGAAGGAGACTGGTATGGGGTTATTTTTCAAGACCGCGGAGGAATAGGCCGTGTACCTACTCTTATGCCCTGCCGTTGGGTAGACGGATGGCCGATGCTGGGAGATGAAAATGGACATGTGCCTTTGACGATGGAAAAAGAGATATATCCGACTAAAAATACCAAAGGAATACTTGGAAGTGATGATTTCAATGGAGAGAAACTTTCACTCTATTGGCAATGGAATCACAATCCGGTGGATGATAAGTGGTCGCTCACAGAACGGCCGGGATATTTACGTTTAGAAACCAGTCGGGTAGTTGATAATCTGTATCTTGCTCCGAATACAATTACGCAGCGTATGGAAGGACCGAAATGTAAGGCTACTGTCTCGCTTGATATTTCGAATATGAAGGATGGCGATGTGGCAGGTTTTAGTGCATTCAATGGACATTCCGGACTTTTGTCTGTGGTGAAGGAGGGAGATGCAAAACGACTTGTGATGTCTACCAATGTAGTCAACTTTGATAATACTCCTAATAAAGCTATCGCAAGTGTGGATGTAGAGGAAAAGGAACAGGTAGAACTTAATCAGAATATCATTTATTTGCGTATAGAAGGTGATTTTACTCCGAAGCGGGATATTGCTACTTTCTATTACAGCCTGGACAATAAGGAATGGAAGAAGATTGGAACGGATTTCAAAATGCGTTTTGATTATACAAAACTGTTTATGGGAAATAAGTTTGCCATCTTTAACTATGCAACAAAATCGTTGGGAGGTTATGTCGACGTTGATTACTTTGACTACGAGAGGGCCAATGATAGGGTGACTATTAATAAATAA